The Fluviispira sanaruensis sequence TTGGAGAAAATATGCTTGCTTGCATCTGGGATTATTATGGAATAGATTCCAAGGGAACGGCAGAACACTTTGAAAAGCATTTAAAAGAATTTATACATGTGAAAAATGTTGAAAACTGTATCACTGGGGTTCGAGCAGATGGAAAAAATCAAGCCTTTGTTTGGTGCGCAGGTGAAGAAAACTCTTTAGATAAAGTCATCACAGCATTAAAACCTAAGCATTTTATTCACAAAGAAGACTTTACTGAGTTTGGTATTCTCATTTAAAATCATTCCATTCAAAATATTTTATAATAAAATTCTTTTTTTTCGTTGCAATCGCAGCTGAATAATTCGCATCGATATAAAATTTTTCCAAAGTCCAATCCCAAACTGGATAATCTGAGTTTTTATCTTCAATAACTTCACAGCTTTTTTGGGGATCTATAGAAACAGTTATATTTTCAGGTGGATAATAAAATCCTAATCCTAATGCTTTTATAATCGCTTCTTTGCAACTCCAAACATGGAAAAATGATGCACATTTATCTATACTACTTAAACTCAGCCAAGCATTGTATTCGCAAAGTGAAAAAACTAATTTTGCGGAACCAGCCATATCAAAATCATTATTAAATTCTTCAATATCGACACCAATTTCATGTTCCAGACAAAAAGCAAGAGCAATCCAGTTGCCTGCATGGGAAATATTGAATTTTAAATTCTTTACATTTATATTCTCAGATAAGAATGGTTTATGATATTTAGAGTATGCAAATAAAACTTGGGAAGTTTTCAAGTCTAAATATTTTGCTGATAATATTCTTATTAAAGCTCTACCAACGATAGAACGAATAACATCTATTTTTTTATAAAATTTTCTAAATTTATTCAGTTCAATTTCATCTAATATCTGCTTATATTTAAATAAATAATTTTCAGCTTCAGAAATATTAACTCGCCAAATATGCACTTCATCATTATTCAGATGAACAACATCATTATTTTTAACTTCCCAATAATTCATGTTTCATTTATCCTGTTCATCATGTTTGAGTCGAGAAAAAGCAAAACCTCCATTCAAGCTCCAGACTAACTTAAAGCCAATTCTTCTTAAACTCTTTGCAATAAATAAAGATCTATTGCCAGTAGAGCAAACTAATGCTATTTTTTTATTATT is a genomic window containing:
- a CDS encoding 4'-phosphopantetheinyl transferase family protein, whose protein sequence is MNYWEVKNNDVVHLNNDEVHIWRVNISEAENYLFKYKQILDEIELNKFRKFYKKIDVIRSIVGRALIRILSAKYLDLKTSQVLFAYSKYHKPFLSENINVKNLKFNISHAGNWIALAFCLEHEIGVDIEEFNNDFDMAGSAKLVFSLCEYNAWLSLSSIDKCASFFHVWSCKEAIIKALGLGFYYPPENITVSIDPQKSCEVIEDKNSDYPVWDWTLEKFYIDANYSAAIATKKKNFIIKYFEWNDFK